A region of Myxococcus stipitatus DSM 14675 DNA encodes the following proteins:
- a CDS encoding TolB family protein, whose product MASAVALSACGGAEQDTAPVQAPGVEKAEDADERVAERRIIVYLTGNQSLYALKDGQSVLVAERSGAPAVSPDGRDVVFAKLPDSWTQGDPVTRADLHVYSLRTGKLSRLTSGHDDQTPSWSPDGKSILFQSKARSGVSSFWRVNPNGKGLKQLTNVSSPQSPSLSVVPTPMGGTGVEWGPQERRIIVYLTAQPSGSAVQVVSFDRNLDVTNAYSLGEGTSPRWTEQGTIVFLREVRGQLTEVEVSVDD is encoded by the coding sequence ATGGCTTCCGCCGTGGCGCTGTCCGCATGTGGCGGCGCGGAGCAGGACACCGCGCCCGTGCAGGCGCCGGGTGTCGAGAAGGCGGAAGACGCGGACGAGCGGGTCGCTGAGCGCCGCATCATCGTCTACCTGACGGGGAACCAGTCCCTGTACGCGCTGAAGGATGGCCAGTCCGTCCTCGTCGCCGAGCGCAGTGGCGCGCCCGCGGTGTCGCCGGATGGCCGCGACGTCGTCTTCGCGAAGCTGCCGGACTCGTGGACCCAGGGCGACCCGGTGACGCGTGCGGACCTCCACGTCTACTCGCTGCGCACGGGCAAGCTGTCGCGGCTGACGTCGGGCCATGACGACCAGACTCCGTCGTGGTCGCCGGACGGCAAGAGCATCCTGTTCCAGTCCAAGGCCCGCTCCGGCGTGTCCTCGTTCTGGCGCGTGAACCCCAACGGCAAGGGCCTCAAGCAGCTGACGAATGTCTCGTCGCCCCAGTCTCCCTCGCTGAGCGTGGTGCCCACGCCGATGGGCGGCACGGGCGTGGAGTGGGGGCCGCAGGAGCGCCGCATCATCGTCTACCTCACGGCCCAGCCGAGCGGCAGCGCGGTGCAGGTCGTGAGCTTCGACCGGAACCTGGACGTCACGAACGCCTACAGCCTGGGGGAGGGCACCTCGCCCCGGTGGACCGAGCAGGGCACCATCGTGTTCCTGCGCGAGGTGCGGGGGCAGCTCACCGAGGTCGAAGTCAGCGTCGATGACTGA
- a CDS encoding LytR/AlgR family response regulator transcription factor: MSTTLRVLIADDELLARKRLSRLLSALPDVEVCGEAADGEAVLAAVRAGGVDVVLLDIHMPGLSGLDALALLPQGRPHVVLCTAHAEHAVEAFEHGAMDYVLKPVEPARLQKALERVRARMEPEARPREVSAPAEKPAAGATAPRALARLPIPTRQGIVLVDPETISHAALDDELVTVFTAQGEFLTDFTLNELAEKLPAELFHRVHRRALLNLRQVARLEPLETGGYLARTARGHAVEVSRQSARELRRMLGLRRGAEDEG, from the coding sequence GTGAGCACAACCCTGCGGGTCCTCATCGCCGATGATGAACTGCTCGCGCGCAAGCGCCTGTCGCGCCTGTTGAGCGCCCTGCCGGACGTGGAGGTGTGCGGCGAAGCGGCGGATGGAGAAGCGGTGCTCGCCGCGGTGCGCGCGGGCGGCGTGGACGTGGTGCTGCTGGACATCCACATGCCGGGCCTGAGTGGCCTGGACGCGCTGGCGCTGCTGCCGCAAGGCCGTCCGCACGTGGTGCTCTGCACCGCGCACGCGGAGCATGCCGTGGAGGCCTTCGAGCACGGCGCCATGGACTACGTGCTCAAGCCCGTGGAGCCCGCGCGACTCCAGAAGGCGCTGGAGCGCGTGCGCGCGCGGATGGAGCCGGAGGCTCGGCCTCGAGAGGTGTCGGCGCCCGCGGAGAAGCCCGCCGCCGGGGCCACGGCTCCGCGCGCGCTGGCGAGGCTGCCCATCCCCACGCGACAGGGCATCGTGCTGGTGGACCCGGAGACGATCTCCCACGCGGCGCTGGATGACGAGCTGGTGACGGTGTTCACCGCGCAGGGCGAGTTCCTCACCGACTTCACCCTCAACGAGCTGGCGGAGAAGCTGCCCGCGGAGCTCTTCCACCGCGTCCACCGGCGGGCGCTGCTCAACCTGCGGCAGGTGGCTCGGTTGGAGCCGCTGGAGACGGGCGGCTACCTGGCTCGCACGGCCCGAGGCCACGCGGTGGAGGTCAGCCGCCAGTCCGCGCGCGAGCTGCGGCGGATGCTGGGCCTGCGGCGCGGCGCCGAGGATGAGGGCTGA
- a CDS encoding sensor histidine kinase, whose protein sequence is MSEKTEGSIVRATLRALAEPRRLVPILLVSAPLVAAQSSFSAEPLAPYLGVLMCLLFVGVAPVSYRVLFPEGLDLSHGGVRVLMYGTLGTGVVLTSGFVVPKLLGMGPTFLTQPTNLMVCNALFLVGGWGLGRDIGFEETLTRERARAARFELEAEQAQLLALRSHLDPHFLFNTLNAIAEWCREDGAVAEAAVLRLSTMLRTVLAGVRKATWPLAEELALMRTLFDLHLLRDPDLFQLTLDIQPGAEDLPVPPLVLLPLAENAVKHGPAAGHRGLLSLGVQVREGLVEVAVENPGASKGPREGSAGLPTVERRLALAYGSGARLALQSAEGRTRVTVTLPRSGPLSGVVT, encoded by the coding sequence ATGTCGGAGAAGACAGAAGGGTCCATCGTCCGCGCCACCCTGAGGGCCCTCGCGGAGCCCCGGCGGTTGGTGCCCATCCTCCTGGTCTCCGCGCCGCTGGTGGCCGCGCAGTCGAGCTTCAGCGCGGAGCCGCTCGCCCCCTACCTGGGCGTGTTGATGTGCCTGCTCTTCGTCGGGGTGGCCCCCGTGTCCTACCGGGTCCTCTTCCCGGAGGGCCTGGACCTGAGCCACGGCGGCGTGCGCGTGTTGATGTACGGCACGCTGGGCACCGGCGTGGTGCTCACCTCCGGCTTCGTGGTGCCCAAGCTCCTGGGCATGGGGCCCACCTTCCTCACCCAGCCCACGAATTTGATGGTGTGCAACGCCCTGTTCCTCGTCGGAGGCTGGGGCCTGGGGCGGGACATCGGCTTCGAGGAGACGCTGACGCGTGAGCGCGCCCGCGCGGCGCGCTTCGAGCTGGAGGCGGAGCAGGCGCAGTTGCTCGCGCTGCGCAGCCACCTGGACCCGCACTTCCTCTTCAACACCCTCAACGCCATCGCCGAGTGGTGCCGCGAGGACGGCGCCGTCGCCGAGGCCGCCGTGCTGCGCCTGTCCACCATGCTCCGCACGGTGCTCGCGGGCGTGCGCAAGGCCACCTGGCCCCTGGCGGAGGAGCTGGCGCTGATGCGCACCCTCTTCGACCTGCACCTCTTGCGGGACCCGGACCTGTTCCAGCTCACGCTCGACATCCAGCCCGGCGCGGAGGACCTGCCCGTCCCGCCGCTGGTGCTCCTGCCGCTGGCGGAGAACGCGGTGAAGCATGGACCCGCCGCGGGCCACCGGGGCCTGTTGTCGCTGGGCGTGCAGGTGCGCGAGGGGCTCGTGGAGGTGGCCGTCGAGAACCCGGGGGCATCCAAGGGGCCTCGCGAGGGAAGCGCGGGCCTGCCCACCGTGGAGCGCCGCCTGGCGCTGGCGTACGGTAGCGGCGCACGCCTCGCGCTCCAGAGCGCCGAGGGCCGCACCCGCGTCACCGTCACCCTGCCCCGCTCGGGCCCCCTGTCCGGAGTCGTCACGTGA
- the hemG gene encoding protoporphyrinogen oxidase: MTVAVVGGGISGLVVAWRLRSRGKAAVVLETTSRLGGAVGTRAKQGFLLETGPNSFLDREPATRELAGALNLEHRIRAADAAAKRRYVYTRGQLRSVPASPPAFLGSDILPWSAKLRVMGELFTGRAAPGIDESLAAFGRRHLGATATRVLLDAVQTGIFAGDVERLSVGATFPPLVKLEHEHRSLILGAIRTQQARRKALPAGASAAPELSGALSTFEGGLQTLIDALSASLGEDARVNATVEGLTRVGDGWRLAVSEKGQRSELDASHVVLAAPAYVTQKLLHPLDAELAARVGGIEYAPIAVVQLGFDVGTTPAPDGFGFLVPPSEGRRLLGSIHASTVFPFRVEPGRVLYTCMVGGAKRPDLVGLDEPALVALAREELKALAGVTATPSLTEVFRWPLGIPQYNVGHLARMAAVDQALTRRPGLSLTGNAYKGVGLNDCIRNGLQLADALVTAAG; encoded by the coding sequence ATGACTGTCGCCGTCGTAGGAGGTGGGATTTCAGGTCTGGTCGTCGCCTGGCGATTGCGCTCGCGGGGCAAGGCCGCCGTTGTCCTGGAGACAACATCCCGGCTCGGCGGCGCGGTGGGGACTCGCGCGAAACAAGGTTTCCTCCTTGAAACAGGTCCCAACAGCTTCCTGGACCGTGAGCCGGCGACACGCGAGCTGGCCGGCGCGCTGAATCTGGAACACAGGATTCGCGCGGCGGATGCGGCGGCGAAGCGGCGATATGTCTACACGCGAGGACAGCTGCGCTCGGTGCCCGCATCGCCCCCGGCGTTCCTGGGCTCGGACATCCTGCCGTGGAGCGCGAAGCTGCGGGTCATGGGTGAGCTCTTCACCGGCCGCGCCGCGCCGGGCATCGATGAGTCACTGGCGGCCTTCGGTCGCAGACATCTGGGCGCCACCGCGACACGCGTGCTGCTGGACGCGGTGCAGACAGGCATCTTCGCCGGAGACGTGGAGCGCTTGAGCGTGGGCGCCACCTTCCCGCCGCTGGTGAAGCTGGAGCACGAGCACCGCAGCCTCATCCTCGGCGCCATCCGGACGCAGCAGGCCCGACGAAAGGCCCTGCCCGCGGGCGCGTCCGCCGCGCCCGAGCTGAGCGGCGCGCTCAGCACGTTCGAGGGCGGCTTGCAGACGCTCATCGACGCGCTGAGCGCTTCGCTGGGGGAGGACGCGCGCGTGAACGCGACGGTGGAAGGGCTGACGCGCGTGGGGGACGGGTGGCGGCTCGCGGTGAGCGAGAAGGGACAGCGCTCCGAGCTGGATGCGTCCCACGTGGTGCTGGCCGCGCCCGCATACGTGACGCAGAAGCTCTTGCATCCGCTGGACGCGGAGCTGGCGGCGCGCGTGGGCGGCATCGAGTACGCGCCCATCGCCGTGGTGCAGCTGGGCTTCGACGTGGGCACGACGCCCGCACCGGATGGCTTCGGGTTCCTGGTGCCTCCCTCGGAGGGACGGCGGCTCTTGGGCTCCATCCACGCCTCCACCGTGTTCCCCTTCCGCGTGGAGCCGGGCCGCGTGCTGTACACGTGCATGGTGGGCGGCGCGAAGCGGCCGGACCTGGTGGGCTTGGATGAGCCGGCGCTGGTGGCCCTGGCGCGCGAGGAGCTGAAGGCGCTCGCGGGGGTGACGGCCACGCCGTCGCTCACGGAGGTCTTCCGTTGGCCCCTGGGCATCCCCCAGTACAACGTGGGACATCTGGCGCGGATGGCCGCCGTCGACCAGGCGCTCACCCGCCGGCCTGGGCTCTCCCTCACGGGGAACGCCTACAAGGGCGTGGGCCTCAACGACTGCATCCGCAACGGGCTCCAGCTCGCGGATGCGCTCGTCACCGCGGCGGGGTGA
- a CDS encoding SDR family oxidoreductase codes for MRYVITGASRGIGFEFVHQLLERGDIVDAGVRSEEGLRRLEPLRRASRGRLRLHTLDVAEERSVRGFASKVLEEPVDVLINNAGVPGLWCTLADVDYVDMLRTFAVNALGPLRVTSALLPGLLRGGPRKVAHVTSRMGSLSSNHEGGAYAYRMSKVALNMGVRNLSNDLRGHGILSVLLHPGWVKTDMGGPDAPLPPRESVRGMLNIIDGLRAEHSGRFFDYQGEEVPW; via the coding sequence ATGCGCTACGTCATCACCGGAGCGAGCAGGGGCATTGGGTTTGAATTTGTCCACCAGCTCCTCGAGCGCGGCGACATCGTCGACGCCGGGGTGCGCTCGGAGGAGGGACTGCGACGGTTGGAGCCACTCCGGCGCGCGAGCCGCGGGCGCTTGCGGCTCCACACGCTCGACGTGGCCGAGGAGCGGAGCGTCAGGGGCTTCGCCTCCAAGGTGTTGGAGGAGCCGGTGGACGTGCTCATCAACAACGCGGGTGTCCCGGGCCTGTGGTGCACGCTGGCGGACGTGGACTACGTGGACATGCTGCGCACGTTCGCCGTCAACGCGCTGGGCCCGCTGCGTGTCACCAGTGCGCTGCTGCCGGGCTTGCTGCGGGGCGGCCCGCGCAAGGTGGCGCACGTCACCTCGCGCATGGGCTCGCTCTCCTCGAACCACGAAGGCGGCGCGTATGCCTACCGCATGTCCAAGGTCGCGCTGAACATGGGCGTGCGCAACCTGTCCAATGACTTGCGGGGCCACGGCATCCTCTCCGTCCTGCTCCACCCCGGTTGGGTGAAGACGGACATGGGCGGGCCGGATGCGCCGCTGCCGCCGCGCGAGTCGGTGCGCGGCATGCTGAACATCATCGACGGACTGCGCGCCGAGCACAGCGGCCGCTTCTTCGACTACCAGGGCGAGGAGGTGCCCTGGTAG
- the pdxH gene encoding pyridoxamine 5'-phosphate oxidase, whose translation MLIPPDPIQRFADVLERARQAIPVDPNAVVVATVDADGRPSARVVLLKDFDQRGFVFFTNHESRKGRELLGQPFAALCFYWQPLDEQVRVEGRVEVVSPQEADAYFHSRARGSQVGAWASLQSRPLGSREELENRVEDVEKRYAGGEVPRPPHWSGFRVVPDRIEFWHARPSRLHDRHVYLRDGEGWRAQMLYP comes from the coding sequence GTGCTGATACCTCCCGACCCCATCCAGCGATTCGCGGACGTCCTCGAGCGCGCCCGCCAGGCCATTCCCGTGGACCCCAACGCGGTGGTGGTCGCCACCGTGGACGCCGACGGACGTCCCAGCGCACGCGTGGTGCTGCTCAAGGACTTCGACCAGCGCGGCTTCGTCTTCTTCACCAACCACGAGAGCCGCAAGGGCCGCGAGCTGCTGGGCCAGCCCTTCGCCGCGCTGTGCTTCTACTGGCAGCCCCTGGACGAGCAGGTGCGCGTGGAGGGCCGCGTGGAGGTGGTGTCTCCCCAGGAAGCGGACGCGTACTTCCACAGCCGCGCGCGCGGCAGCCAGGTGGGCGCGTGGGCCAGCTTGCAGAGCCGCCCCCTGGGCTCGCGCGAGGAGTTGGAGAACCGCGTGGAGGACGTGGAGAAGCGCTACGCGGGAGGCGAAGTCCCCCGGCCTCCGCACTGGTCCGGCTTCCGCGTGGTGCCGGACCGCATCGAGTTCTGGCACGCCCGCCCCAGCCGACTGCACGACCGCCACGTCTATCTGCGCGACGGCGAAGGCTGGCGCGCGCAGATGCTCTATCCGTGA
- the glgA gene encoding glycogen synthase GlgA, protein MKILFISSEVAPFSKSGGLGDVAGALPAALAALGHDVKVVTPRYRELRDAGRLSPTGQVLQLRFPFGEAGGPILSVRMAERLEVLFLENEFFFGNRNGLYGDAWGEFGDNARRFSYLSVGALQAAQRLGFVPDIVHANDWQTGLAPLALRRGFQATQLADAKSVFTIHNLAYQGHFNKAVMEDLGLPWELFTADEGLEFYDSVNFMKGGLVFADALTTVSPTYAREIQTPEQGYGLDGLLRHRAHRLHGILNGIDVHEWNPATDPHLPARYGPRELGGKSVCKRALLEHFGLPPGDAPVFAIVSRLAWQKGTDLLLEVLPTALQADIRFVGVGSGEPELEEGLRALQARYPKQVGVHVGFDARLSHLVEAGADFFLMPSRYEPCGLNQMYSLRYGTVPIVRATGGLVDTVEGGLGGNGLVFEAFHRAALLAAFRRALALYADPPRLVDFQRRGMDKDFSWDVSARRYEAVYTALLAE, encoded by the coding sequence ATGAAGATTCTCTTCATCTCCTCGGAGGTGGCTCCGTTCTCGAAGTCGGGAGGACTGGGGGACGTGGCGGGGGCCTTGCCGGCCGCGCTGGCGGCGCTGGGCCATGACGTCAAGGTCGTCACCCCGCGCTACCGCGAGCTGAGGGACGCCGGCCGCCTGTCGCCCACGGGCCAGGTGCTCCAGCTGCGCTTCCCCTTCGGCGAGGCGGGCGGCCCCATCCTCTCCGTCCGGATGGCGGAGCGGCTGGAGGTCCTCTTCCTGGAGAACGAGTTCTTCTTCGGCAACCGGAACGGCCTGTACGGAGACGCCTGGGGCGAGTTCGGCGACAACGCCCGGCGCTTCTCCTACCTGTCCGTCGGCGCGCTGCAGGCCGCGCAGCGCCTGGGCTTCGTGCCCGACATCGTCCACGCCAACGACTGGCAGACGGGACTTGCGCCCCTGGCGCTGCGGCGCGGCTTCCAGGCCACGCAGCTGGCGGACGCGAAGAGTGTCTTCACCATCCACAACCTCGCGTACCAGGGCCACTTCAACAAGGCGGTGATGGAGGACCTGGGGCTGCCGTGGGAGTTGTTCACCGCGGACGAGGGCCTGGAGTTCTACGACTCCGTGAACTTCATGAAGGGGGGCCTCGTCTTCGCCGACGCGCTCACCACCGTGTCGCCCACGTACGCGCGGGAAATCCAGACGCCCGAGCAGGGCTACGGCCTGGACGGCCTGCTGCGTCACCGCGCGCACCGGCTGCACGGCATCCTCAACGGCATCGACGTGCACGAGTGGAACCCGGCCACGGACCCGCACCTGCCCGCGCGCTATGGGCCTCGGGAGCTGGGGGGCAAGTCGGTCTGCAAGCGCGCGCTGCTGGAGCACTTCGGCCTGCCGCCCGGAGACGCGCCGGTGTTCGCCATCGTCAGCCGGCTGGCGTGGCAGAAGGGCACGGACCTGCTCCTGGAGGTGCTGCCCACCGCGCTCCAGGCGGACATCCGCTTCGTGGGCGTGGGCAGCGGCGAGCCCGAGCTGGAGGAGGGCCTTCGCGCGTTGCAGGCCCGCTACCCCAAGCAGGTCGGCGTGCACGTGGGGTTCGACGCCCGGCTGTCCCACCTGGTGGAGGCGGGGGCGGACTTCTTCCTCATGCCCAGCCGGTATGAGCCGTGTGGTCTCAACCAGATGTATTCACTGCGTTACGGCACGGTGCCCATCGTCCGGGCCACCGGGGGCCTGGTGGACACCGTGGAGGGGGGACTCGGGGGGAACGGGCTCGTCTTCGAGGCCTTCCACCGGGCCGCGCTGCTGGCCGCCTTCCGCCGGGCCCTGGCCCTCTACGCGGACCCGCCCCGACTCGTGGATTTCCAGAGACGCGGGATGGACAAGGACTTCTCCTGGGATGTCTCCGCTCGCCGCTACGAGGCTGTCTACACGGCCTTGCTCGCTGAATAG
- a CDS encoding serine/threonine protein kinase — MAEAPDLGGYEVVGRLAVGGMAEVYQARARSTTQRSPGEPDEVVIKRLHPSFRNDTAYVKAFVDEAKLTVRLRHAHIVRTFRLFKAGPDYLMVQELVSGRTLGYMQELLLKAGAAMPPESACYIAWCLLKSLDYIHRAKVGENGATIVHRDVNPANVLLGINGDVKLTDFGVAEVEGLMRGDSGALRGTLPYMSPEQVLGHAVDARTDLYAVGVILWELFASRRLHAGENEAELMHKVRDARAPLLSSVTSDLPDYAGQVVRKALFADRVRRFQSAAEFIKALEALARRAGWPLTVEALQPLLGG; from the coding sequence GTGGCGGAAGCTCCGGACCTGGGTGGTTACGAGGTAGTCGGCCGGCTGGCCGTCGGTGGCATGGCGGAGGTGTACCAGGCGAGAGCCCGGTCCACGACGCAGCGCTCGCCGGGGGAGCCGGACGAAGTTGTCATCAAGCGACTGCACCCCTCGTTTCGAAACGACACGGCCTATGTGAAGGCGTTCGTCGACGAAGCGAAGCTCACGGTGCGGTTGAGACATGCGCACATCGTCCGGACGTTCCGCTTGTTCAAGGCGGGGCCGGACTACCTGATGGTGCAGGAGCTCGTCAGTGGCCGGACGCTCGGCTACATGCAGGAGCTGTTGCTCAAGGCCGGCGCGGCGATGCCGCCCGAGTCCGCCTGCTACATCGCCTGGTGCCTGCTCAAGTCGCTCGACTACATCCACCGGGCCAAGGTGGGTGAGAACGGCGCCACCATCGTCCACCGCGACGTGAACCCGGCCAACGTGCTGCTGGGCATCAACGGCGACGTGAAGCTGACGGACTTCGGCGTGGCGGAGGTGGAGGGGCTGATGCGCGGCGACTCCGGCGCGCTGCGTGGCACCCTGCCGTACATGAGCCCGGAGCAGGTGCTGGGGCACGCGGTGGACGCGCGCACGGACCTGTACGCGGTGGGCGTCATCCTCTGGGAGCTGTTCGCCAGCCGGCGGCTGCACGCGGGGGAGAACGAGGCGGAGCTGATGCACAAGGTGCGCGATGCGCGCGCTCCGCTCCTGTCCTCGGTGACGTCGGACCTGCCGGACTACGCGGGGCAGGTGGTGCGCAAGGCGCTCTTCGCGGACCGGGTGCGGCGCTTCCAGTCGGCGGCGGAGTTCATCAAGGCGCTGGAGGCGCTGGCTCGCCGGGCGGGCTGGCCCCTCACGGTGGAGGCGCTCCAGCCCCTCTTGGGCGGATGA
- a CDS encoding LEA type 2 family protein, with translation MMRTRRELLGLLGGGVLASGCLGSAPFHPRAYDDAVRVESLAVDFAEDKSGLLDVGLQVKNPSSDAASVSFVDFELWVDGRRVAAGQQQLDAALPPNAEIPLRVLFPLAAERVVAVTGTQPLPVRVRGGVLLRFGTTERRAPFRVQGSRRMTHVPPLDAGGD, from the coding sequence ATGATGCGCACGCGCCGCGAGCTGCTGGGGTTGCTCGGGGGCGGGGTGCTGGCCTCGGGCTGCCTGGGCTCGGCGCCCTTCCATCCGCGCGCCTATGACGACGCGGTGCGTGTCGAGTCGCTCGCCGTGGACTTCGCGGAGGACAAGTCGGGCCTGCTGGACGTGGGGCTCCAGGTGAAGAACCCCTCGTCCGACGCGGCCAGCGTGTCCTTCGTGGACTTCGAGCTGTGGGTGGACGGACGGCGCGTCGCGGCGGGGCAGCAGCAGCTGGACGCGGCGCTGCCTCCGAACGCGGAGATTCCCCTGCGCGTCCTCTTCCCGCTGGCCGCCGAGCGCGTGGTGGCCGTCACGGGGACGCAGCCGCTGCCGGTGCGCGTGCGCGGCGGGGTGCTGCTGCGCTTCGGCACCACGGAGCGCCGCGCGCCGTTCCGCGTCCAGGGCTCGCGGCGGATGACCCACGTGCCGCCGCTGGACGCGGGCGGGGACTGA
- a CDS encoding hemolysin family protein, with the protein MPTWALWVACLALCFVRSLVAAAESALYGTSDLRAQELAESHKGAASRRVLRHKTEREATATALRLGTLLSGFLAAAIGAFVPPRMLDLTRYGEAAWLPVATVAAGALFVGVLASLMEVTMRGLANANPERWALRLSGLVSLLVTVLYPPMRLVLGVLNLMARTFGRTLRFEPPPPPLEELEKLLAAQAAKNEVDKSAPQLIRSIFELSDKRCRDVMVPRTEVVTVDSTITSTDLLRLLAEENHSRIPVYRDDVDHIIGVLHARDVIPLLQHPELIVLQDIIRPAHFVPWMKPIGDLLRDMQKRKIHMAIVVDEYGGFMGVVTLEDILREIVGDIGDEFEVEEKQVEKMADGSFVVDAAMEVDGFTQAFGFPLPEGDFDTLGGYLSSLAGHLPDVGERFTYNGWQFVIASKEGARIHRVRMSRLKSTTPGKDVRGKEPREASAGKS; encoded by the coding sequence ATGCCTACCTGGGCCCTCTGGGTCGCCTGCCTGGCGCTGTGCTTCGTCAGGTCCCTGGTCGCCGCGGCGGAGTCCGCGCTTTACGGAACGTCGGACCTGCGAGCCCAAGAGCTGGCGGAATCCCACAAGGGTGCCGCCAGCCGCCGCGTCCTCCGCCACAAGACGGAGCGCGAGGCCACCGCCACCGCCCTGCGCCTGGGCACCCTGCTGAGTGGGTTCCTGGCCGCCGCCATCGGCGCCTTCGTCCCCCCTCGCATGTTGGACCTGACGCGCTACGGCGAGGCCGCCTGGCTGCCGGTGGCCACCGTCGCCGCGGGCGCGCTCTTCGTGGGCGTGCTGGCCAGCCTCATGGAAGTCACCATGCGCGGGCTCGCCAACGCCAACCCGGAGCGCTGGGCGCTGCGGCTGTCGGGCCTCGTCTCCCTGCTGGTGACGGTGCTCTATCCCCCCATGCGCCTGGTGCTGGGGGTGCTCAACCTGATGGCGCGCACCTTCGGCCGCACGCTGCGCTTCGAGCCGCCCCCGCCTCCGCTCGAGGAACTGGAGAAGCTGCTGGCCGCGCAGGCCGCGAAGAACGAGGTCGACAAGAGCGCCCCGCAGCTCATCCGCTCCATCTTCGAGCTGTCCGACAAGCGCTGCCGCGACGTCATGGTGCCGCGCACGGAGGTGGTGACGGTGGACAGCACCATCACCTCCACCGACTTGCTGCGGCTGCTCGCCGAGGAGAACCACTCGCGCATCCCCGTGTACCGGGATGACGTGGACCACATCATCGGCGTGCTGCACGCGCGCGACGTCATCCCGCTGCTCCAGCACCCGGAGCTCATCGTCCTGCAGGACATCATCCGCCCCGCGCACTTCGTGCCGTGGATGAAGCCCATCGGCGACCTGCTGCGGGACATGCAGAAGCGGAAGATCCACATGGCCATCGTCGTGGACGAGTACGGCGGCTTCATGGGGGTCGTGACGCTGGAGGACATCCTCCGCGAAATCGTCGGCGACATCGGCGACGAGTTCGAGGTGGAGGAGAAGCAGGTGGAGAAGATGGCCGACGGCAGCTTCGTCGTGGACGCCGCCATGGAGGTGGATGGCTTCACCCAGGCCTTCGGCTTCCCGCTGCCCGAGGGCGACTTCGACACGCTGGGCGGCTACCTGTCGTCCCTGGCCGGCCACCTGCCCGACGTGGGCGAGCGCTTCACCTACAACGGCTGGCAGTTCGTCATCGCCAGCAAGGAAGGCGCCCGCATCCACCGCGTGCGCATGTCCCGCCTCAAGAGCACCACGCCTGGGAAGGACGTGCGCGGCAAGGAGCCTCGCGAGGCCTCCGCCGGCAAGTCCTGA